Proteins encoded together in one Terriglobia bacterium window:
- the mreC gene encoding rod shape-determining protein MreC: MKRTAFAQFDKSAWLPDVVVRHASFFVLLGVLLAQLLLLSIQVTRNQNVKLINVWAAESFGPFERGLHGAIGGTVEAWASVHDLWAYKQANKQLGSELVVARSRIQQLSERASEVDRLKALLQFKEQSPYKTVAAQVIAASPQDSSNTITIDRGKDAGIEADMPVITPEGVVGKVVTAYAHTAQILLITDSMSGVGCMLEESRIQGVLKGGSRNQCELHYVMDDQKVPAGEAVITSGLDQVYPKGLLVGHVVRSEEGNIYRQITVKPAASLNRLENVLVLFKPATAQEEEVAQHGRR; this comes from the coding sequence TTGAAACGAACTGCCTTTGCACAATTCGACAAGAGCGCCTGGCTGCCGGACGTTGTAGTAAGGCACGCGTCCTTTTTTGTGCTGCTGGGAGTTCTGCTCGCCCAGCTTCTGCTGCTCTCGATTCAGGTCACGCGAAACCAGAACGTAAAGCTCATCAACGTCTGGGCCGCGGAATCTTTCGGTCCTTTTGAGCGCGGCTTGCACGGCGCCATCGGAGGCACGGTGGAAGCCTGGGCATCCGTTCACGACCTGTGGGCTTACAAGCAGGCCAACAAGCAACTGGGTTCAGAACTGGTGGTTGCCCGGTCGCGGATTCAGCAGCTCTCAGAACGAGCTTCTGAGGTAGACCGGCTGAAAGCCCTGCTGCAATTCAAGGAACAATCGCCTTACAAGACCGTCGCTGCGCAGGTGATTGCCGCAAGTCCGCAAGACAGTTCCAACACGATCACCATTGACCGGGGCAAGGATGCGGGCATTGAAGCTGATATGCCCGTCATTACGCCGGAAGGCGTAGTGGGCAAGGTTGTCACCGCTTATGCCCATACGGCGCAGATCCTGCTGATCACGGACAGCATGAGCGGCGTCGGCTGCATGTTGGAGGAAAGCCGCATCCAGGGGGTTTTGAAGGGCGGCAGCCGGAACCAGTGCGAACTTCATTACGTGATGGACGACCAGAAAGTGCCTGCCGGCGAGGCCGTCATCACCTCCGGCCTGGACCAGGTTTATCCCAAGGGCCTGCTGGTGGGACACGTCGTCCGCTCGGAAGAGGGCAACATTTACCGGCAGATTACCGTGAAGCCGGCAGCTTCCCTCAACCGGCTCGAGAACGTTCTGGTCCTTTTCA